A single Phytohabitans houttuyneae DNA region contains:
- a CDS encoding tetratricopeptide repeat protein — protein sequence MRVVLSEIDTLADLARALRQLRRREARERALPELTYRELAAKTGWSVGVIGGYFSGQVLPSTSRFDTLIRLLGATPAEQGILATARDRVAERRGAADRQAAPAAPPAEPEPEGTGRVRPALPAAPRQLPADAPAFAGRVEQLAALDLLLGGAGARVAAISGTAGVGKTTVAVHWAHRVADKFPDGQLYVNLRGFDPAGTPLDPATALHGFLVALGVPAAQIPADPDERTALYRSRLATRQVLVLLDNAGDAAQVRPLLPGSPGCAVIVTSRNRLTGLVAVDGARAVGLAVMSTEEATEMLAARLGPAHVAAHAEAVTRIVQRCGGLPLGLAVAAARAVADEVPLPRLAAELGRPLDALAAGDAAADVRSVLSWSYRMLPDRAARLFRLLGVHPGPDIGLAAAASLAAVPLTEAEALLRELTRANLLTEHRPGRFACHDLLRAYAVELAESSGADGGLARVLDHYTRTANTATMLLDALRDPVEPPPPVAGAVPEPLADLNAALAWYSVEYPVLTAAIGTAGERGFPAQACHLGWAVGWYQHLRGHWEDWLAGLRIALEAAGQLDDRAWLARIHRDLIGAYAWLDRYDDSRAHARQALELYGEMGDVPGQARCHRSLCMTFEREGRPRDALEHAARSRDLLRDTDDQARLAYAYNSVGWYHALVGEFDAALTDCQEAIRLLRLTGDRHGEASTWDSIGYAYHHLGRFDEALESYRLALELFREFGDQFYEADTLDHVGDTHQATGDAAAAREAWHAAVSILDGLGHPRAAEIRAKVAAV from the coding sequence ATGCGTGTGGTGCTGTCCGAAATCGACACGTTGGCGGACCTGGCGCGGGCCTTGCGCCAGCTGCGCCGCAGGGAGGCCCGCGAGCGTGCCCTTCCCGAGCTGACCTACCGCGAGCTGGCCGCCAAGACCGGGTGGTCCGTCGGCGTCATCGGCGGCTACTTCTCCGGGCAGGTGCTGCCGTCCACCAGCCGGTTCGACACGCTGATCCGGCTGCTCGGCGCGACACCGGCGGAGCAGGGGATCCTCGCCACAGCCCGGGACCGCGTGGCCGAGCGCCGCGGCGCGGCCGACCGGCAGGCCGCGCCGGCGGCGCCGCCGGCCGAGCCGGAGCCCGAAGGCACCGGCCGGGTCCGCCCGGCCCTGCCCGCCGCACCGCGCCAGCTGCCCGCGGACGCGCCCGCCTTCGCCGGCCGGGTGGAACAGCTGGCCGCCCTGGACCTGCTGCTGGGCGGCGCGGGCGCCCGGGTCGCGGCCATCTCGGGCACCGCCGGCGTCGGCAAGACGACCGTCGCCGTGCACTGGGCGCACCGGGTGGCCGACAAGTTCCCCGACGGCCAGCTCTACGTCAACCTGCGCGGGTTCGACCCTGCCGGCACGCCCCTCGACCCGGCGACCGCGCTGCACGGCTTCCTGGTCGCCCTCGGCGTGCCGGCCGCGCAGATCCCGGCCGACCCGGACGAGCGGACCGCCCTCTACCGCAGCCGGCTGGCCACCCGCCAGGTGCTGGTGCTGCTGGACAACGCCGGCGACGCCGCGCAGGTCCGCCCGCTGCTGCCCGGCTCACCCGGCTGCGCCGTGATCGTCACCAGCCGAAATCGGCTCACCGGGCTGGTGGCCGTCGACGGCGCGCGGGCGGTCGGGCTCGCGGTGATGTCGACCGAGGAGGCGACCGAGATGCTCGCCGCCCGGCTCGGGCCCGCGCACGTCGCCGCGCACGCCGAGGCGGTGACCCGGATCGTCCAGCGGTGCGGTGGGCTGCCGCTGGGCCTGGCCGTGGCGGCGGCCCGCGCGGTCGCCGACGAGGTGCCGCTGCCCCGGCTCGCCGCCGAGCTCGGGCGCCCGCTCGACGCCCTCGCCGCCGGGGACGCCGCCGCCGACGTGCGCAGCGTGCTGTCCTGGTCGTACCGGATGCTGCCGGACCGCGCCGCCCGCCTGTTCCGGCTGCTCGGCGTCCACCCGGGGCCCGACATCGGCCTCGCCGCGGCGGCCAGCCTCGCCGCCGTCCCGCTCACCGAGGCCGAGGCGCTGCTGCGCGAGCTGACCCGGGCCAACCTGCTCACCGAGCACCGCCCCGGCCGTTTCGCCTGCCACGACCTTCTCCGCGCGTACGCGGTCGAGCTCGCCGAGTCCTCCGGCGCGGACGGCGGCCTCGCGCGGGTCCTGGACCACTACACGCGCACCGCGAACACCGCCACCATGCTGCTCGACGCGCTGCGCGACCCGGTCGAGCCGCCGCCACCGGTCGCCGGTGCCGTGCCGGAGCCGCTCGCCGACCTCAACGCCGCCCTGGCCTGGTACTCCGTCGAGTACCCGGTGCTCACCGCGGCGATCGGGACGGCCGGGGAGCGGGGCTTTCCCGCCCAGGCCTGCCACCTCGGCTGGGCCGTCGGCTGGTACCAGCACCTGCGCGGGCACTGGGAGGACTGGCTGGCCGGGCTGCGGATCGCGCTGGAGGCCGCCGGCCAGCTCGACGACCGCGCGTGGCTGGCGCGGATCCACCGCGACCTGATCGGCGCGTACGCCTGGCTGGACCGGTACGACGACAGCCGCGCGCACGCCCGCCAGGCCCTGGAGCTGTACGGCGAGATGGGCGACGTGCCCGGCCAGGCCCGCTGCCACCGCAGCCTCTGCATGACCTTCGAACGCGAGGGGCGCCCGCGCGACGCCCTGGAACACGCCGCGCGCAGCCGCGACCTGCTGCGCGACACCGACGACCAGGCCAGGCTGGCGTACGCGTACAACTCGGTCGGCTGGTACCACGCGCTGGTCGGCGAGTTCGACGCGGCGCTGACCGACTGCCAGGAGGCGATCCGGCTGCTGCGCCTGACCGGCGACCGGCACGGCGAGGCCAGCACCTGGGACAGCATCGGGTACGCCTACCACCACCTGGGCCGGTTCGACGAGGCGCTGGAAAGCTACCGGCTGGCGCTGGAGCTGTTCCGCGAGTTCGGCGACCAGTTCTACGAGGCCGACACGCTGGACCACGTCGGCGACACGCACCAGGCGACGGGCGACGCCGCGGCCGCCCGCGAGGCCTGGCACGCCGCGGTGTCCATCTTGGACGGACTGGGACACCCGCGGGCGGCCGAGATCCGCGCCAAGGTCGCGGCCGTCTGA
- a CDS encoding M48 family metalloprotease produces MPTLAGVCARCPSTTVSVSGAVPWCPSCEWNLDLYEPDRRRPEFGWRWIDRRTHRLATRLTRGQFTRLLAGGPDRSGGGFARVATVAASVVLLAFVAFLAAFGVWLVVHDFPTLTIPFGLAAIGLAFMLRPRFGRLDPSAVVLDRDRAPALFRLVDEVAAAVDAPAPAVLAVNDGFSAYATSIGIRRRRALCLGLPLWATLPPQERVALLGHELGHFVNGDVRRGLLTQPAFTMLGEAADLVRPVSSSMVENNGPATLLAEVLQRMLSRLLFGAHVVLLWLGQRDAQRAEYLADQLSARAGGSAAAASLQDALVVFDSVEMVVRRDMRAGHGPAQWRRSADEARLSASERLAALRQLSVRDEPSLFASHPPSGLRARMIRERPAHSPAVTLTEGRAEEVDRELAKHYERVARDVSWGG; encoded by the coding sequence ATGCCCACGCTCGCCGGCGTCTGCGCCCGCTGCCCGTCGACCACCGTGTCCGTCTCCGGCGCCGTGCCCTGGTGTCCGAGCTGCGAGTGGAACCTCGACCTGTACGAGCCGGACCGCCGCCGCCCCGAGTTCGGGTGGCGATGGATCGACCGGCGCACGCACCGCCTCGCGACGCGCCTGACCCGCGGCCAGTTCACCCGCCTGCTCGCCGGCGGCCCCGACCGCTCCGGCGGCGGGTTCGCCCGGGTGGCGACGGTGGCCGCCTCGGTGGTGCTGCTGGCTTTCGTCGCGTTCCTCGCCGCGTTCGGCGTGTGGCTCGTCGTGCACGACTTCCCGACGCTGACCATCCCGTTCGGCCTCGCGGCGATCGGCCTGGCGTTCATGCTGCGTCCGCGGTTCGGCCGCCTCGACCCGTCCGCCGTGGTGCTCGACCGCGATCGGGCGCCGGCCCTGTTCAGGCTGGTCGACGAGGTGGCGGCAGCGGTCGACGCGCCGGCGCCTGCGGTGCTGGCGGTCAACGACGGCTTCTCCGCCTACGCCACCTCGATCGGCATCCGCCGCCGGCGGGCGCTGTGCCTCGGCCTGCCGCTGTGGGCGACCCTGCCGCCGCAGGAGCGGGTCGCCCTGCTCGGCCACGAGCTGGGCCACTTCGTCAACGGCGACGTGCGCCGCGGCCTGCTGACCCAGCCGGCGTTCACGATGCTGGGCGAGGCGGCCGATCTCGTGCGCCCGGTCAGCTCCAGCATGGTGGAGAACAACGGGCCGGCGACGCTGCTGGCCGAGGTGCTCCAGCGGATGCTGTCGCGCCTGCTGTTCGGCGCGCACGTGGTGCTGCTCTGGCTCGGCCAGCGGGACGCCCAGCGCGCCGAGTACCTCGCCGACCAGCTCTCCGCGCGGGCCGGCGGCTCGGCGGCGGCCGCCAGCCTGCAGGACGCGCTCGTGGTCTTCGACTCGGTCGAGATGGTCGTGCGCCGCGACATGCGGGCCGGCCACGGCCCCGCGCAGTGGCGCCGCTCGGCGGACGAGGCGCGGCTGTCGGCGAGCGAGCGGCTGGCGGCGCTGCGCCAGCTGTCGGTCCGCGACGAGCCGTCGCTGTTCGCCTCGCACCCGCCCTCGGGGCTGCGCGCGCGGATGATCCGGGAGCGCCCAGCACACAGCCCGGCGGTCACCCTGACCGAGGGCCGGGCCGAAGAGGTCGACCGCGAGCTCGCCAAGCACTACGAGCGGGTCGCCCGCGACGTCAGCTGGGGCGGCTGA
- a CDS encoding DUF4360 domain-containing protein gives MRKLLVRSGVVLALLTSSLIGSTPASAEGFLDEPIPPPADQVVIDLIAMAGSGCRPGTADVAVSPDNTAFTVIYSDYLAQAGPGLPVADGRKNCQINVLVHVPQGFTFAIAKVDHRGYALVERGATAIQRANYYFQGMSQGSFTTHPLTAPLDDNWIATDEVEVAALVWRPCGELRNLNINTELRVSRGSSTGTSFVTMDSTDGDISTVYHFKWQRCNQR, from the coding sequence ATGCGTAAGCTATTGGTGCGTAGTGGTGTTGTACTGGCGCTGTTGACCTCCTCCCTGATCGGCTCGACGCCCGCATCCGCCGAGGGCTTCCTGGACGAGCCGATCCCGCCGCCGGCAGACCAGGTCGTGATCGACCTCATCGCGATGGCGGGCTCCGGTTGCCGCCCCGGCACCGCGGATGTGGCGGTTTCGCCGGACAACACCGCCTTCACCGTCATCTACAGCGACTACCTGGCGCAGGCCGGCCCGGGCCTGCCGGTCGCCGACGGACGCAAGAACTGCCAGATCAACGTGCTCGTCCACGTGCCGCAGGGCTTCACCTTCGCGATCGCCAAGGTGGACCACCGCGGGTACGCGCTGGTGGAGCGCGGCGCCACCGCGATCCAGCGGGCCAACTACTACTTCCAGGGCATGTCGCAGGGCAGCTTCACCACACACCCGCTCACCGCGCCGCTCGACGACAACTGGATCGCCACCGACGAGGTGGAGGTCGCCGCCCTGGTCTGGCGACCCTGCGGCGAACTGCGCAACCTGAACATCAACACCGAGCTGCGCGTGTCCCGGGGCTCCTCGACCGGCACCAGCTTCGTGACGATGGACTCGACCGACGGCGACATCTCGACCGTCTACCACTTCAAGTGGCAGCGCTGTAACCAGCGCTGA
- a CDS encoding DUF4360 domain-containing protein, which yields MTVGPIGAGRAITVALAVALALSLAGSAYAGVTGSAAEVEAVPDDAIHIDVVAANGSGCPPGTVRVITNSDRTGFRLRYSSFVAEAGGSVDITDRRKNCQAALLVTVPPGWTFAVASAEYRGRARLDSGATALHRTNYYWQGSSENNQADHTFAGPLNGAWRADDKAYALVYKPCEEQRILNVNTELRVDEGSSTRRNSISMSSSEGDVDTLFTFTWRRC from the coding sequence ATGACGGTAGGACCGATCGGCGCCGGACGCGCGATCACCGTCGCGCTCGCTGTGGCACTGGCACTGTCTCTGGCCGGGTCCGCCTATGCCGGGGTCACCGGCTCGGCGGCCGAGGTGGAGGCGGTCCCGGATGACGCGATCCACATCGACGTGGTGGCGGCCAACGGCTCGGGCTGCCCGCCCGGGACCGTGCGCGTCATCACCAACTCGGACCGGACCGGCTTCCGGCTCAGGTACAGCAGCTTCGTCGCCGAGGCCGGCGGGAGCGTCGACATCACCGACCGCCGCAAGAACTGCCAGGCCGCCCTGCTGGTGACGGTCCCGCCGGGCTGGACGTTCGCGGTCGCCTCGGCCGAGTACCGCGGCCGTGCCCGGCTGGACAGCGGCGCCACCGCGCTGCACCGCACCAACTACTACTGGCAGGGCTCGTCGGAGAACAACCAGGCGGACCACACCTTCGCCGGCCCCCTGAACGGTGCCTGGCGGGCCGACGACAAGGCGTACGCGCTGGTCTACAAGCCCTGCGAGGAGCAGCGGATCCTGAACGTCAACACCGAGCTGCGGGTGGACGAGGGCAGCTCGACCAGGCGCAACAGCATCTCGATGAGCTCGAGCGAAGGTGACGTCGACACCCTGTTCACCTTCACCTGGCGGCGGTGCTGA
- a CDS encoding DUF2795 domain-containing protein — protein sequence MTDETGDRSLARLLDGVYAAQERATRDDILRHALAADLPADLRTRLDALPEGEYALDEAAEALGTPEPG from the coding sequence ATGACGGACGAAACGGGCGACCGCTCGCTGGCGCGGCTGCTGGACGGCGTGTACGCCGCGCAGGAACGGGCGACCCGCGACGACATCCTGCGGCACGCCCTCGCCGCGGACCTTCCCGCCGACCTGCGCACCCGACTCGACGCGCTGCCCGAAGGGGAGTACGCCCTGGACGAGGCGGCGGAGGCGCTCGGCACCCCCGAGCCCGGCTGA
- a CDS encoding aromatic-ring hydroxylase C-terminal domain-containing protein, with translation MVDDALIDLGYRYRSRSILEDGPDDGAAWEDPRAPSGRPGVRCPHVSVRRAGTELSTLDVICRDAVLFTGPDGAAWAPAAVAAAERLGVPLDVCRVGDGGDVADPGGGFTTAFGLGPGGAALVRPDGVVAWRAHDPVADPGAAVGAALARTLCRPW, from the coding sequence GTGGTTGACGACGCGCTGATCGACCTCGGGTACCGCTACCGGTCCAGGTCGATCCTGGAGGACGGCCCGGACGACGGCGCGGCGTGGGAGGACCCGCGGGCGCCGAGCGGGCGGCCGGGCGTGCGCTGCCCCCACGTGAGCGTGCGGCGCGCCGGCACCGAGCTGTCCACATTGGACGTCATCTGCCGCGACGCGGTGCTCTTCACCGGCCCGGACGGCGCCGCGTGGGCGCCGGCCGCGGTGGCCGCCGCCGAGCGGCTGGGCGTGCCGCTGGACGTGTGCCGGGTCGGCGACGGCGGCGACGTGGCGGATCCGGGTGGCGGGTTCACCACGGCGTTCGGCCTCGGACCGGGTGGCGCCGCGCTCGTGCGCCCGGACGGCGTGGTCGCGTGGCGGGCCCACGACCCCGTCGCCGACCCCGGGGCCGCGGTCGGCGCCGCCCTGGCACGCACCCTCTGCCGCCCCTGGTAG
- a CDS encoding carboxymuconolactone decarboxylase family protein codes for MGPRIPDINTHLPEIGQVAGALAKATGNGSVPPVTSSLVYLRAGQIVGNTYQVIRHSTDLRKAGEPEDRIAAVATWWDAPWFSEAERAALALTEAVFQPAERGRERVPDDLYAEVAKHYDDKALATLMTVLASAGFWMTVAMVLKPPAGQEAGKA; via the coding sequence ATGGGACCGCGCATACCTGACATCAACACGCACCTGCCCGAGATCGGCCAGGTCGCCGGCGCGCTGGCGAAGGCCACCGGAAACGGCTCGGTGCCGCCGGTCACCAGCAGCCTGGTCTACCTGCGGGCGGGCCAGATCGTGGGCAATACGTACCAGGTGATCCGGCACTCGACGGACCTGCGCAAGGCCGGCGAGCCCGAGGACCGGATCGCCGCCGTCGCGACCTGGTGGGACGCGCCGTGGTTCAGCGAGGCCGAGCGGGCGGCGCTGGCGCTGACCGAGGCCGTGTTCCAGCCGGCCGAACGCGGCCGCGAGCGCGTGCCCGACGACCTGTACGCCGAGGTCGCCAAGCACTACGACGACAAGGCGCTGGCCACCCTCATGACGGTGCTCGCCTCGGCCGGCTTCTGGATGACCGTCGCGATGGTGCTCAAGCCGCCCGCGGGCCAGGAGGCCGGAAAGGCCTGA
- a CDS encoding glycoside hydrolase family 6 protein, which produces MRRFIIATATALLAVAAASGTAGAASQPTPANPYEGARVYVNPEWSAKALTEPGGDRVAHQPTAIWLDSIAAVHGDTGAMGLAAHLDQAVVQAAGEPMVVQVVLYNLPGRNCGRMASDGELGASDLPRYKAEFVDPIAAILARPAYAGLRIVTVVEPDSLPNLVTSTGWRYGATLLCDTMLANRGYVDGIGYALAALGALPNVFNYLDVSHHGVIGWEDNLAPTVSLLVQAAQASGSTTAAVRGFVTNTANYSALREPFIPMVYPYRYSRWVDWNQFNDEVTFAGFAAGIGFLVDTSRNGWGGPARPVAPSTSMDPNVFVDESRIDRRVTKGNYCNQAGAGLGERPTAAPAEGIHAYAWIKPPGESDGASIPIPGAAAFDRMCDPTFTGPPRGSSTHTGALAGAPPFGAWFPAQFQQLMQNAYPPL; this is translated from the coding sequence ATGAGGCGCTTCATCATCGCGACCGCGACCGCCCTGCTGGCGGTCGCCGCCGCCTCCGGCACCGCCGGCGCCGCGAGCCAGCCGACGCCCGCCAACCCGTACGAGGGCGCCCGGGTGTACGTCAACCCCGAGTGGAGCGCGAAGGCGCTCACCGAGCCCGGCGGCGACCGGGTCGCGCACCAGCCGACCGCGATCTGGCTGGACAGCATCGCGGCCGTCCACGGCGACACCGGCGCGATGGGCCTGGCCGCCCACCTCGACCAGGCGGTCGTGCAGGCGGCCGGCGAGCCGATGGTGGTCCAGGTCGTCCTCTACAACCTGCCCGGCCGCAACTGCGGGCGGATGGCCTCGGACGGCGAGCTGGGCGCGAGCGACCTGCCGCGGTACAAGGCGGAGTTCGTCGACCCGATCGCCGCGATCCTCGCCCGGCCCGCCTACGCCGGGTTGCGCATCGTCACCGTCGTCGAACCGGACTCGCTGCCGAACCTGGTCACCAGCACCGGCTGGCGGTACGGCGCGACCCTGCTCTGCGACACGATGCTGGCCAACCGCGGCTACGTCGACGGGATCGGGTACGCGCTGGCGGCGCTCGGCGCGCTGCCCAACGTCTTCAACTACCTCGACGTCTCGCACCACGGCGTGATCGGCTGGGAGGACAACCTCGCGCCCACGGTGAGCCTGCTGGTACAGGCCGCCCAGGCGTCGGGCAGCACCACGGCGGCCGTGCGCGGCTTCGTCACCAACACGGCCAACTACTCGGCGCTGCGCGAGCCGTTCATCCCGATGGTCTATCCGTACCGGTACTCGCGCTGGGTGGACTGGAACCAGTTCAACGACGAGGTGACCTTCGCCGGCTTCGCCGCCGGCATCGGCTTCCTGGTCGACACGTCCCGCAACGGGTGGGGCGGCCCGGCCCGGCCGGTCGCGCCGTCCACGTCGATGGACCCGAACGTCTTCGTCGACGAGTCGCGCATCGACCGCCGCGTGACCAAGGGCAACTACTGCAACCAGGCCGGCGCCGGCCTGGGGGAGCGGCCCACCGCCGCACCCGCCGAGGGCATCCACGCCTACGCGTGGATCAAGCCGCCGGGCGAGTCGGACGGCGCGAGCATCCCGATTCCCGGCGCGGCCGCGTTCGACCGCATGTGCGACCCGACCTTCACCGGGCCGCCGCGGGGCAGCAGCACCCACACCGGGGCGCTGGCCGGCGCGCCGCCGTTCGGCGCCTGGTTCCCGGCGCAGTTCCAGCAGCTCATGCAGAACGCCTACCCGCCCCTGTAA
- a CDS encoding ABC transporter ATP-binding protein, with amino-acid sequence MTAPALLDAHLVVDRGTFRLDVRLAIDKGEVVALLGPNGAGKTTALRALAGLQPLTDGYIRVDGRDLDRPDRRVWTPTERRPIGVVFQDYLLFPHLSAVDNVAFGPRRHGVHRHDARERAARWLDRVGLAEHASRKPRHLSGGQAQRVALARALAVDPALLLLDEPLAALDARTRLDTRAELHRHLAEHPGATLLVTHDPLDALVLADRLVIVEHGVIVQEGDAATITARPRTDYVARLVGLNLYRGTAGGHTVRVADGFALSTADRLDGDAFVAFPPSAVALHPQRPEGSPRNVWPATITGIQRHGDNLRIQLDGPIVVAADITPAAAAHLHLVPGQPVWAAVKAAETRAYPASG; translated from the coding sequence ATGACCGCCCCCGCGCTGCTGGACGCGCACCTCGTCGTCGACCGCGGCACGTTCCGGCTGGACGTGCGCCTGGCCATCGACAAGGGCGAGGTGGTGGCGCTGCTCGGGCCCAACGGCGCCGGCAAGACCACGGCGCTGCGCGCGCTGGCCGGGCTGCAGCCGCTGACCGACGGGTACATCCGGGTGGACGGGCGTGACCTCGACCGGCCCGACCGTCGCGTGTGGACACCGACCGAGCGGCGGCCGATCGGCGTGGTCTTCCAGGACTACCTGCTCTTCCCGCACCTGTCCGCTGTGGACAACGTCGCGTTCGGGCCGCGCCGCCACGGCGTGCACCGCCACGACGCCCGCGAGCGGGCCGCGCGGTGGCTGGACCGGGTCGGGCTGGCCGAGCACGCCTCCCGCAAGCCGCGGCACCTGTCCGGCGGTCAGGCGCAGCGGGTGGCGCTGGCCCGTGCGCTCGCCGTCGACCCCGCCCTGCTGCTGCTCGACGAGCCCCTGGCCGCGCTGGACGCCCGCACCCGGCTGGACACCCGGGCGGAGCTGCACCGCCACCTCGCCGAGCACCCGGGCGCCACGCTGCTGGTCACCCACGACCCGCTCGACGCGCTCGTGCTGGCCGACCGGCTGGTCATCGTCGAGCACGGCGTGATCGTGCAGGAAGGCGACGCCGCCACCATCACCGCCCGGCCCCGCACCGACTACGTCGCCCGCCTCGTCGGCCTCAACCTCTACCGCGGCACCGCCGGCGGGCACACCGTCCGGGTCGCCGACGGGTTCGCGCTGTCCACCGCCGACCGGCTCGACGGCGACGCGTTCGTCGCGTTCCCGCCGTCGGCGGTGGCGCTGCACCCGCAGCGGCCCGAGGGCAGCCCGCGCAACGTCTGGCCGGCCACGATCACCGGTATCCAGCGCCACGGTGACAACCTGCGCATCCAGCTCGACGGGCCGATCGTGGTCGCCGCCGACATCACGCCGGCCGCCGCCGCCCACCTGCACCTCGTCCCCGGCCAGCCGGTGTGGGCGGCGGTCAAGGCCGCCGAGACCCGCGCCTACCCGGCGTCCGGGTAG
- a CDS encoding ABC transporter permease: protein MTAAGASRRVGGRVPLPLLVPAGLGLLFLVLPLAGLLIRAPWTTLPQRLTEPGVLTALRLSLQTATLATLLCLVLGVPLAWLLARVQFPGRRLVRALVTVPLVLPPVVGGVALLLVFGRRGIVGSWLDSAFGVTLPFSTTGVVLAEAFVAMPFLVIAVEGALRGADTRYEEAAATLGAGRWTTFTHVTLPLVAPGVAAGAVLCWARALGEFGATITFAGNFPGRTQTMPLAVYLALETDLQAAIVLSLILLAVSVTILASLRDKWIASP, encoded by the coding sequence GTGACGGCGGCGGGCGCGTCCCGGCGGGTCGGTGGGCGGGTGCCGCTGCCGCTCCTGGTACCCGCCGGGCTGGGCCTGCTCTTCCTCGTGCTTCCCTTGGCGGGGCTGCTGATCCGGGCGCCGTGGACCACGCTGCCGCAGCGGCTGACCGAGCCGGGCGTGCTCACCGCGCTGCGGCTGTCGCTGCAGACCGCCACCCTGGCCACGCTGCTGTGCCTCGTCCTCGGCGTGCCGCTCGCGTGGCTGCTGGCCCGCGTCCAGTTTCCCGGCCGCCGGCTGGTGCGGGCCCTCGTCACCGTGCCGCTGGTGCTGCCGCCGGTGGTCGGCGGCGTGGCCCTGCTGCTGGTGTTCGGGCGCCGCGGCATCGTCGGCAGCTGGCTCGACTCGGCGTTCGGCGTCACGCTGCCGTTCAGCACCACCGGCGTCGTGCTGGCCGAGGCGTTCGTCGCGATGCCGTTCCTGGTCATCGCCGTCGAGGGCGCGCTGCGCGGCGCGGACACCCGCTACGAGGAGGCGGCGGCGACGCTCGGCGCCGGCCGGTGGACCACCTTCACCCACGTGACGCTGCCGCTGGTCGCTCCCGGCGTCGCCGCCGGGGCGGTGCTGTGCTGGGCGCGGGCGCTGGGCGAGTTCGGTGCGACCATCACGTTCGCCGGCAACTTCCCCGGCCGGACGCAGACCATGCCCCTGGCCGTGTACCTCGCGCTGGAGACCGACCTGCAGGCCGCGATCGTGCTCAGCCTCATCCTGCTCGCCGTCTCCGTCACGATCCTCGCCAGCCTCCGCGACAAGTGGATCGCGAGCCCATGA
- the modA gene encoding molybdate ABC transporter substrate-binding protein — MSTGGIRAGLAALATVGLLAVAGCGAGDEPAAGADSSAVTGEVTVFAAASLTESFTRIGADFEAVNPGTKVTFSFAGSSQLATQINQGAPADVFAAASPTTMKTVTDAGNGGGTPVTFVRNQLVIAVPKANPKGVTGLADLTGPDVKVALCAEQVPCGAAARKALDAAGVRLTPVTLEQDVKAALSKVKLGEVDAALVYRTDVKAAASDVDGVEFPESAGAVNDYPIVVLKDAPHKTAADAFVAYVRSGKGQAVLTAAGFQAP, encoded by the coding sequence GTGAGCACAGGTGGCATCCGCGCCGGGCTGGCCGCGTTGGCCACGGTCGGGTTGCTGGCGGTGGCCGGCTGCGGTGCCGGCGACGAGCCGGCGGCGGGGGCGGACAGCTCGGCGGTGACCGGCGAGGTGACGGTGTTCGCGGCGGCGTCGCTGACCGAGTCGTTCACCCGGATCGGCGCGGACTTCGAGGCTGTCAACCCGGGCACGAAGGTCACGTTCAGCTTCGCCGGCAGCTCCCAGCTGGCCACGCAGATCAACCAAGGGGCCCCGGCGGACGTCTTCGCCGCCGCGTCGCCCACCACGATGAAGACGGTCACCGACGCGGGCAACGGCGGCGGCACGCCGGTCACCTTCGTGAGAAACCAGCTCGTCATCGCCGTGCCCAAGGCAAACCCCAAAGGGGTCACCGGCCTCGCCGACCTCACCGGGCCGGACGTGAAGGTCGCGCTCTGCGCCGAGCAGGTGCCGTGCGGCGCCGCCGCCAGGAAGGCACTCGACGCGGCCGGCGTGCGGCTGACCCCGGTGACGCTGGAGCAGGACGTGAAGGCGGCACTGTCCAAAGTGAAGCTGGGCGAGGTCGACGCCGCGCTGGTGTACCGCACCGACGTCAAGGCCGCGGCGTCCGATGTGGACGGCGTCGAGTTTCCGGAGTCGGCGGGCGCCGTCAACGACTACCCCATCGTGGTGCTGAAGGACGCGCCCCACAAGACCGCCGCGGACGCGTTCGTGGCGTACGTGCGGTCCGGCAAGGGCCAGGCCGTGCTGACCGCGGCCGGGTTCCAGGCACCGTGA
- a CDS encoding TOBE domain-containing protein, protein MTVFRIGEAAELLGVSADTVRRWVDAGRLAAGRDEHGHRVIAGADLAGFVRSQAVDGEERSEESSARNRLRGIVTAVVKDTVMAQVDIQAGPFRVVSLMSREAVDALDLEVGSVAVAVIKSTTVVVERSAPAGGRGRASA, encoded by the coding sequence GTGACGGTGTTTCGGATTGGTGAGGCCGCCGAGCTGCTCGGGGTCAGCGCGGACACGGTGCGCCGGTGGGTCGACGCGGGCCGGCTCGCCGCGGGCCGGGACGAGCACGGGCACCGGGTCATCGCCGGCGCCGACCTCGCCGGCTTCGTGCGGTCGCAGGCGGTCGACGGGGAGGAGCGCTCGGAGGAGTCCTCCGCGCGCAACCGGCTGCGCGGCATCGTCACCGCCGTCGTCAAGGACACCGTGATGGCGCAGGTGGACATCCAGGCCGGGCCGTTCCGGGTGGTGTCGCTGATGAGCCGCGAGGCGGTGGACGCGCTCGACCTCGAGGTCGGTTCGGTGGCCGTGGCGGTGATCAAGTCGACGACGGTGGTGGTGGAGCGGTCCGCACCCGCCGGCGGCAGAGGGAGGGCCAGCGCGTGA